The following are encoded in a window of Mustela nigripes isolate SB6536 chromosome 1, MUSNIG.SB6536, whole genome shotgun sequence genomic DNA:
- the PLEKHB1 gene encoding pleckstrin homology domain-containing family B member 1 isoform X3, with protein MALVRGGWLWRQSSILRRWKRNWFALWLDGTLGYYRDETAQDEEDRVLIQFNIRDIKIGQECHDVQPPEGRSRDGLLTVNLREGSRLHLCAETKDDAIAWKTALLEANSTPAPAGATVPPRNHLPPRNHRVCPKVRCVTSSWSPCKVERRIWVRVYSPYQDYYEVVPPNAHEATYIRSYYGPPYAGPGVTHVVVREDPCYSAGAPLAMGMLAGAATGAALGSLMWSPCWF; from the exons ATGGCCCTGGTGAGGGGCGGCTGGCTGTGGAGACAGA GCTCCATCCTCCGCCGCTGGAAGCGGAACTGGTTCGCCCTGTGGCTGGATGGGACCCTGGGCTACTACCGCGACGAGACTGCGCAGGATGAGGAGGACCGTGTGCTCATCCAGTTCAACATCCGCGATATAAAGATTGGCCAAGAGTGCCATG ATGTGCAGCCCCCAGAGGGCCGGAGCCGAGATGGCCTGCTGACCGTGAACCTGCGGGAGGGCTCCCGTCTCCACTTGTGTGCAGAGACCAAGGATGATGCCAT AGCGTGGAAGACGGCACTGCTGGAGGCAAACTCCACCCCG GCCCCAGCTGGAGCCACCGTCCCTCCCAGGAACCACCTCCCTCCCAGGAACCACCGAGTTTGCCCCAAGGTCAGGTGTGTGACCAGCTCGTGGAGCCCCTGTAAGGTTGAGAGGCGGATCTGG GTGCGTGTCTACAGCCCGTACCAGGACTACTATGAGGTGGTACCCCCCAACGCGCATGAAGCCACATATATCCGCAGCTACTACGGACCGCCCTATGCAG GCCCTGGCGTGACGCACGTGGTAGTGCGGGAGGATCCCTGCTACAGTGCTGGAGCTCCACTGGCCATGGGCATGCTTGCCGGGGCTGCCACAGGTGCAGCCCTCGGCTCGCTCATGTGGTCGCCCTGCTGGTTCTGA
- the PLEKHB1 gene encoding pleckstrin homology domain-containing family B member 1 isoform X2, giving the protein MPQALWGTQSARAAGWVASASSSGGFGSSIRKRCGQVPPDPTLESPFEEMALVRGGWLWRQSSILRRWKRNWFALWLDGTLGYYRDETAQDEEDRVLIQFNIRDIKIGQECHDVQPPEGRSRDGLLTVNLREGSRLHLCAETKDDAIAWKTALLEANSTPVRVYSPYQDYYEVVPPNAHEATYIRSYYGPPYAGPGVTHVVVREDPCYSAGAPLAMGMLAGAATGAALGSLMWSPCWF; this is encoded by the exons ATGCCCCAGGCGTTGTGGGGCACACAAAGCGCACGCGCAGCAGGTTGGGTAGCCTCGGCATCAAGTAGCGGCGGTTTTGGCAGCAGCATCCGCAAGAGGTGTGGACAG GTCCCGCCTGACCCCACCCTGGAAAGTCCTTTTGAAGAAATGGCCCTGGTGAGGGGCGGCTGGCTGTGGAGACAGA GCTCCATCCTCCGCCGCTGGAAGCGGAACTGGTTCGCCCTGTGGCTGGATGGGACCCTGGGCTACTACCGCGACGAGACTGCGCAGGATGAGGAGGACCGTGTGCTCATCCAGTTCAACATCCGCGATATAAAGATTGGCCAAGAGTGCCATG ATGTGCAGCCCCCAGAGGGCCGGAGCCGAGATGGCCTGCTGACCGTGAACCTGCGGGAGGGCTCCCGTCTCCACTTGTGTGCAGAGACCAAGGATGATGCCAT AGCGTGGAAGACGGCACTGCTGGAGGCAAACTCCACCCCG GTGCGTGTCTACAGCCCGTACCAGGACTACTATGAGGTGGTACCCCCCAACGCGCATGAAGCCACATATATCCGCAGCTACTACGGACCGCCCTATGCAG GCCCTGGCGTGACGCACGTGGTAGTGCGGGAGGATCCCTGCTACAGTGCTGGAGCTCCACTGGCCATGGGCATGCTTGCCGGGGCTGCCACAGGTGCAGCCCTCGGCTCGCTCATGTGGTCGCCCTGCTGGTTCTGA
- the PLEKHB1 gene encoding pleckstrin homology domain-containing family B member 1 isoform X1 codes for MPQALWGTQSARAAGWVASASSSGGFGSSIRKRCGQVPPDPTLESPFEEMALVRGGWLWRQSSILRRWKRNWFALWLDGTLGYYRDETAQDEEDRVLIQFNIRDIKIGQECHDVQPPEGRSRDGLLTVNLREGSRLHLCAETKDDAIAWKTALLEANSTPAPAGATVPPRNHLPPRNHRVCPKVRCVTSSWSPCKVERRIWVRVYSPYQDYYEVVPPNAHEATYIRSYYGPPYAGPGVTHVVVREDPCYSAGAPLAMGMLAGAATGAALGSLMWSPCWF; via the exons ATGCCCCAGGCGTTGTGGGGCACACAAAGCGCACGCGCAGCAGGTTGGGTAGCCTCGGCATCAAGTAGCGGCGGTTTTGGCAGCAGCATCCGCAAGAGGTGTGGACAG GTCCCGCCTGACCCCACCCTGGAAAGTCCTTTTGAAGAAATGGCCCTGGTGAGGGGCGGCTGGCTGTGGAGACAGA GCTCCATCCTCCGCCGCTGGAAGCGGAACTGGTTCGCCCTGTGGCTGGATGGGACCCTGGGCTACTACCGCGACGAGACTGCGCAGGATGAGGAGGACCGTGTGCTCATCCAGTTCAACATCCGCGATATAAAGATTGGCCAAGAGTGCCATG ATGTGCAGCCCCCAGAGGGCCGGAGCCGAGATGGCCTGCTGACCGTGAACCTGCGGGAGGGCTCCCGTCTCCACTTGTGTGCAGAGACCAAGGATGATGCCAT AGCGTGGAAGACGGCACTGCTGGAGGCAAACTCCACCCCG GCCCCAGCTGGAGCCACCGTCCCTCCCAGGAACCACCTCCCTCCCAGGAACCACCGAGTTTGCCCCAAGGTCAGGTGTGTGACCAGCTCGTGGAGCCCCTGTAAGGTTGAGAGGCGGATCTGG GTGCGTGTCTACAGCCCGTACCAGGACTACTATGAGGTGGTACCCCCCAACGCGCATGAAGCCACATATATCCGCAGCTACTACGGACCGCCCTATGCAG GCCCTGGCGTGACGCACGTGGTAGTGCGGGAGGATCCCTGCTACAGTGCTGGAGCTCCACTGGCCATGGGCATGCTTGCCGGGGCTGCCACAGGTGCAGCCCTCGGCTCGCTCATGTGGTCGCCCTGCTGGTTCTGA